From Echeneis naucrates chromosome 7, fEcheNa1.1, whole genome shotgun sequence, one genomic window encodes:
- the tmem82 gene encoding transmembrane protein 82 codes for MLSFITSFLPTSYLLPGWLTLDVNPLESLLQGLVGACGISVLCSLMRVHLFLEEESWSDENDSDKSSQKAPSLERSTKTGFTGMIQFFFVTVMLSVVGSRVASLVVLEFCLRAVSGYVTAGPPRKFLLQLLVQSQFPLGCALNCSLSFLHEEAPQRWLCLLLAVALSWFLARQATRLLHHVMTLYKLHSSQRYCGICISLLTSGRCLLPMLCRTLIITFSVAVFAAVSIINQHFLSATEALRFWTPLTICYTLLVVYMQEDQHRLPGSQAVLNTVVVRLGGLMVLMLTVGRWADVLHILMCFLGEASCLIPDKDLLDAASSEDEEDYVHYAMSEHRQRIHAQGKKRRR; via the exons GGCTTGTGGGCGCTTGTGGGATCTCTGTGCTTTGCTCCTTGATGAGGGTGCACTTATTTTTAGAGGAAGAGAG CTGGAGTGATGAAAATGATAGTGACAAGTCAAGCCAGAAGGCACCCAGTCTTGAAAGGAGTACTAAAACTGGATTTACTGGAATGATACAATTTTTCTTTGTGACTGTGATGCTGTCAGTTGTGGGCTCCCGTGTAGCGTCCCTGGTGGTACTAGAGTTTTGTCTCCGGGCTGTTTCTGGATATGTTACAGCTGGACCA CCCAGGAAATTTCTACTGCAGCTGCTAGTGCAAAGCCAGTTCCCTCTGGGCTGTGCTCTAAACTGCAGCCTGAGTTTTCTCCATGAGGAGGCGCCCCAGCGCTGGTTATGCCTACTCTTGGCAGTAGCCCTCAGCTGGTTCCTGGCTAGACAGGCCACACGTCTCCTGCACCATGTCATGACTCTGTATAAACTCCACAGCTCACAGCGCTACTGCGGCATTTGCATCAGCCTCCTCACATCAGGCCGCTGCCTGCTGCCCATGCTGTGCAGGACTTTGATCATTACCTTCTCTGTAGCAGTGTTCGCTGCTGTATCAATCATTAATCAACATTTCTTGTCTGCGACAGAAGCCCTCAGGTTCTGGACCCCACTGACTATCTGTTACACACTGCTGGTGGTGTACATGCAGG AAGATCAGCACCGTCTGCCTGGCAGCCAAGCTGTCCTGAACACAGTGGTGGTACGCCTCGGGGGTTTAATGGTCCTGATGCTGACTGTTGGACGCTGGGCCGACGTGCTCCACATCCTAATGTGTTTCCTGGGTGAGGCCAGCTGTCTAATCCCCGATAAGGATCTGCTGGATGCAGCATCCTCCGAG GATGAAGAGGACTATGTGCATTATGCCATGAGTGAGCATCGACAAAGAATACATGCGCAAGGGAAGAAGCGTCGTAGATAG